The following coding sequences lie in one Sesamum indicum cultivar Zhongzhi No. 13 linkage group LG9, S_indicum_v1.0, whole genome shotgun sequence genomic window:
- the LOC105170999 gene encoding serine/threonine-protein phosphatase BSL3 isoform X4, whose product MDVDSAMATEPDHDPSEQPTTANGVDQPTESESSTPQQQQQQQTNNSSIINNSSNSGGGAGPGPVVAGPRCAPTYSVVNAIIEKKEDGPGPRCGHTLTAVPAVGEEGIPGYIGPRLILFGGATALEGNSAASGTPSSAGSAGIRLAGATADVHCYDVLTNKWSRITPIGEPPTPRAAHVATAVGTMVVIQGGIGPAGLSAEDLHVLDLTQQRPRWHRVVVQGPGPGPRYGHVMALVGQRYLMAIGGNDGKRPLADVWALDTAAKPYEWRKLEPEGEGPPPCMYATASARSDGLLLLCGGRDANSVPLASAYGLAKHRDGRWEWAIAPGVSPSPRYQHAAVFVNARLHVSGGALGGGRMVEDSSSVAVLDTAAGVWCDTKSVVTSPRTGKYSADAAGGDAAVELTRRCRHAAAAVGDLIFIYGGLRGGVLLDDLLVAEDLAAAETTSAASHAAAAAAASNVQQGRLSVVVGNPVAPPVNGDIYTDISTENAVLQGSRRLSKGVEYLVEAAAAEAEAISAALAAAKARQVNGELELPDRDRGAEATPSGKQVSILTKPDSVMSNNSAPPGVRLHHRAVVVAAETGGALGGMVRQLSIDQFENEGRRVSYGTPESATAARKLLDRQMSINSVPKKVIAHLLKPRGWKPPVRRQFFLDCNEIADLCDSAERIFASEPSVLQLKAPIKIFGDLHGQFGDLMRLFDEYGSPSTAGDIAYIDYLFLGDYVDRGQHSLETITLLLALKVEHPHQIHLIRGNHEAADINALFGFRIECIERMGERDGIWAWHRINRLFNWLPLAALIEKKIICMHGGIGRSINHVEQIENIQRPIAMEAGSIVLMDLLWSDPTENDSVEGLRPNARGPGLVTFGPDRVMEFCNNNDLQLIVRAHECVMDGFERFAQGHLITLFSATNYCGTANNAGAILVLGRDLVVVPKLIHPLPPAISSPETSPERHIEDTWMQELNANRPPTPTRGRPQVPNDRGSLAWI is encoded by the exons ATGGACGTGGATTCGGCTATGGCTACGGAGCCCGATCACGATCCTTCGGAGCAGCCCACCACGGCTAATGGTGTGGACCAGCCAACCGAATCCGAATCCTCGACGcctcagcagcagcagcagcaacagaCTAACAATAGcagtattattaataatagtagtaaTAGTGGTGGTGGTGCTGGCCCAGGACCGGTGGTGGCGGGTCCACGCTGTGCGCCGACTTACAGTGTGGTGAACGCGATAATAGAGAAGAAGGAGGATGGTCCCGGTCCGCGGTGTGGCCACACCCTGACTGCTGTGCCTGCCGTTGGGGAAGAGGGGATTCCTGGGTATATTGGCCCGAGATTAATTCTGTTCGGGGGAGCGACAGCCCTTGAAGGGAATTCTGCGGCATCAGGAACTCCTTCATCGGCCGGCAGCGCTGGAATTC GGTTGGCAGGTGCTACTGCTGACGTGCACTGCTATGATgttttgacaaataaatgGTCTCG AATAACTCCAATTGGAGAGCCGCCCACACCTCGGGCAGCTCATGTCGCAACTGCTGTAGGTACCATGGTTGTTATTCAG GGTGGGATTGGTCCAGCTGGTTTGTCTGCGGAAGATCTTCATGTCCTGGATCTTACGCAACAGCGGCCAAGATGGCATAG GGTTGTGGTCCAAGGTCCTGGGCCAGGACCACGCTATGGGCATGTCATGGCTTTGGTTGGACAACGATATCTCATGGCAATTGGCGGAAATGATG GAAAACGACCGCTAGCTGATGTTTGGGCACTGGATACCGCTGCAAAGCCATATGAATGGCGAAAACTGGAACCAGAGGGTGAAGGTCCACCACCTTGCAT GTATGCAACAGCGAGTGCGCGCTCTGATGGTCTTCTTTTGCTCTGTGGTGGGAGGGATGCGAATAGTGTG CCACTGGCTAGTGCATATGGGCTTGCCAAACATAGAGATGGTCGTTGGGAATGGGCCATTGCTCCTGGTGTCTCACCGTCTCCAAGATATCAACATGCAGCT gTTTTTGTTAATGCACGTCTTCATGTATCTGGAGGGGCTCTCGGCGGCGGGCGCATGGTAGAGGACTCCTCAAGTGTGGCAG TTTTGGATACTGCAGCTGGAGTTTGGTGTGACACAAAATCTGTTGTCACAAGTCCGAGGACCGGAAAATATAGCGCAGATGCTGCTGGTGGGGATGCCGCAGTTGAATTGACAAGGCGCTGTAGGCATGCTGCCGCCGCTGTCGGTGACTTGATCTTCATCTATGGTGGCCTGCGTGGGG GGGTGCTGCTGGATGATTTGCTTGTTGCTGAAGATCTGGCTGCTGCTGAAACAACTAGTGCAGCTTCCCATGCAGCTGCTGCAGCAGCTGCGTCCAATGTGCAGCAAGGAAGGTTATCAG TTGTGGTGGGAAATCCTGTTGCTCCCCCTGTAAATGGTGATATTTATACGGACATAAGCACAGAAAACGCAGTGCTCCAAGGTTCCCg AAGGTTGAGTAAAGGTGTTGAGTACTTAGTTGAAGCTGCAGCAGCAGAAGCTGAGGCCATTAGTGCTGCACTGGCGGCTGCTAAAGCTCGACAAGTTAATGGGGAACTTGAGCTGCCAGATAGAGATCGTGGGGCAGAGGCTACCCCTAGTGGGAAGCAAGTATCTATCTTGACCAAGCCTGATTCagtgatgtcaaataattCTGCCCCGCCTGGAGTTAGGCTCCATCATCGTGCT GTGGTTGTAGCTGCTGAGACTGGTGGTGCTTTAGGTGGGATGGTCAGACAGCTTTCAATTGATCAGTTCGAAAATGAAGGCAGGCGTGTCAGTTATGGAACTCCGGAAAGCGCAACCGCAGCTAGGAAACTTTTAGATCGGCAAATGTCTATTAACAGTGTACCAAAGAAG GTGATTGCCCATCTTCTTAAACCTCGTGGTTGGAAGCCTCCAGTTCGCAGACAATTTTTCTTGGATTGCAACGAGATTGCAGATCTTTGTGATAGTGCGGAGAGAATATTTGCAAGTGAACCTAGTGTACTACAGCTGAAGGCTCCTATTAAGATATTTGGGGACTTGCATGGGCAATTTGGTGATCTTATGCGACTTTTTGATGAATATGGATCACCTTCTACTGCTGGTGATATAGC ATATATTGATTATCTCTTCTTGGGAGACTATGTTGATCGTGGTCAACACAGTTTGGAAACCATCACTCTTCTCTTAGCTCTCAAG GTTGAGCATCCCCATCAAATACATTTGATTCGTGGTAATCATGAAGCTGCGGATATTAATGCTCTTTTTGGCTTTCGAATTGAGTGCATTGAGCGTATG GGTGAGAGAGATGGAATTTGGGCATGGCATCGGATAAACAGATTGTTCAACTGGCTTCCTCTGGCTgcattaattgagaaaaaaattatttgtatgcATGGTGGTATTGGGAGATCGATAAACCATGTAGAACAGATTGAGAATATTCAGCGTCCGATTGCAATGGAAGCAGGATCTATTGTTCTTATGGACTTGTTGTG GTCTGATCCCACTGAGAATGACAGTGTAGAAGGACTGCGACCAAATGCAAGAGGTCCTGGTTTGGTAACCTTTGGG CCTGATCGTGTTATGGAATTCTGTAACAACAACGATCTTCAATTGATTGTTCGAGCACATGAGTGTGTGATGGATGGCTTTGAAAGATTTGCTCAGGGACATTTAATCACTCTTTTCTCAGCGACAAACTACTGCG GTACTGCCAACAATGCTGGTGCTATCCTAGTTTTGGGTAGAGATTTAGTGGTTGTACCCAAACTAATTCACCCATTGCCACCTGCAATTTCATCCCCAGAAACCTCCCCTGAACGGCATATAGAAGACACTTGGATGCAG GAGCTCAATGCTAACAGGCCACCTACTCCCACCAGAGGCCGTCCTCAAGTTCCTAACGACCGAGGTTCTCTTGCTTGGATTTAG
- the LOC105170999 gene encoding serine/threonine-protein phosphatase BSL3 isoform X1, whose protein sequence is MDVDSAMATEPDHDPSEQPTTANGVDQPTESESSTPQQQQQQQTNNSSIINNSSNSGGGAGPGPVVAGPRCAPTYSVVNAIIEKKEDGPGPRCGHTLTAVPAVGEEGIPGYIGPRLILFGGATALEGNSAASGTPSSAGSAGIRLAGATADVHCYDVLTNKWSRITPIGEPPTPRAAHVATAVGTMVVIQGGIGPAGLSAEDLHVLDLTQQRPRWHRVVVQGPGPGPRYGHVMALVGQRYLMAIGGNDGKRPLADVWALDTAAKPYEWRKLEPEGEGPPPCMYATASARSDGLLLLCGGRDANSVPLASAYGLAKHRDGRWEWAIAPGVSPSPRYQHAAVFVNARLHVSGGALGGGRMVEDSSSVAVLDTAAGVWCDTKSVVTSPRTGKYSADAAGGDAAVELTRRCRHAAAAVGDLIFIYGGLRGGVLLDDLLVAEDLAAAETTSAASHAAAAAAASNVQQGRLSGRYGYTDEGNGANVPDAAAADGAVVVGNPVAPPVNGDIYTDISTENAVLQGSRRLSKGVEYLVEAAAAEAEAISAALAAAKARQVNGELELPDRDRGAEATPSGKQVSILTKPDSVMSNNSAPPGVRLHHRAVVVAAETGGALGGMVRQLSIDQFENEGRRVSYGTPESATAARKLLDRQMSINSVPKKVIAHLLKPRGWKPPVRRQFFLDCNEIADLCDSAERIFASEPSVLQLKAPIKIFGDLHGQFGDLMRLFDEYGSPSTAGDIAYIDYLFLGDYVDRGQHSLETITLLLALKVEHPHQIHLIRGNHEAADINALFGFRIECIERMGERDGIWAWHRINRLFNWLPLAALIEKKIICMHGGIGRSINHVEQIENIQRPIAMEAGSIVLMDLLWSDPTENDSVEGLRPNARGPGLVTFGPDRVMEFCNNNDLQLIVRAHECVMDGFERFAQGHLITLFSATNYCGTANNAGAILVLGRDLVVVPKLIHPLPPAISSPETSPERHIEDTWMQELNANRPPTPTRGRPQVPNDRGSLAWI, encoded by the exons ATGGACGTGGATTCGGCTATGGCTACGGAGCCCGATCACGATCCTTCGGAGCAGCCCACCACGGCTAATGGTGTGGACCAGCCAACCGAATCCGAATCCTCGACGcctcagcagcagcagcagcaacagaCTAACAATAGcagtattattaataatagtagtaaTAGTGGTGGTGGTGCTGGCCCAGGACCGGTGGTGGCGGGTCCACGCTGTGCGCCGACTTACAGTGTGGTGAACGCGATAATAGAGAAGAAGGAGGATGGTCCCGGTCCGCGGTGTGGCCACACCCTGACTGCTGTGCCTGCCGTTGGGGAAGAGGGGATTCCTGGGTATATTGGCCCGAGATTAATTCTGTTCGGGGGAGCGACAGCCCTTGAAGGGAATTCTGCGGCATCAGGAACTCCTTCATCGGCCGGCAGCGCTGGAATTC GGTTGGCAGGTGCTACTGCTGACGTGCACTGCTATGATgttttgacaaataaatgGTCTCG AATAACTCCAATTGGAGAGCCGCCCACACCTCGGGCAGCTCATGTCGCAACTGCTGTAGGTACCATGGTTGTTATTCAG GGTGGGATTGGTCCAGCTGGTTTGTCTGCGGAAGATCTTCATGTCCTGGATCTTACGCAACAGCGGCCAAGATGGCATAG GGTTGTGGTCCAAGGTCCTGGGCCAGGACCACGCTATGGGCATGTCATGGCTTTGGTTGGACAACGATATCTCATGGCAATTGGCGGAAATGATG GAAAACGACCGCTAGCTGATGTTTGGGCACTGGATACCGCTGCAAAGCCATATGAATGGCGAAAACTGGAACCAGAGGGTGAAGGTCCACCACCTTGCAT GTATGCAACAGCGAGTGCGCGCTCTGATGGTCTTCTTTTGCTCTGTGGTGGGAGGGATGCGAATAGTGTG CCACTGGCTAGTGCATATGGGCTTGCCAAACATAGAGATGGTCGTTGGGAATGGGCCATTGCTCCTGGTGTCTCACCGTCTCCAAGATATCAACATGCAGCT gTTTTTGTTAATGCACGTCTTCATGTATCTGGAGGGGCTCTCGGCGGCGGGCGCATGGTAGAGGACTCCTCAAGTGTGGCAG TTTTGGATACTGCAGCTGGAGTTTGGTGTGACACAAAATCTGTTGTCACAAGTCCGAGGACCGGAAAATATAGCGCAGATGCTGCTGGTGGGGATGCCGCAGTTGAATTGACAAGGCGCTGTAGGCATGCTGCCGCCGCTGTCGGTGACTTGATCTTCATCTATGGTGGCCTGCGTGGGG GGGTGCTGCTGGATGATTTGCTTGTTGCTGAAGATCTGGCTGCTGCTGAAACAACTAGTGCAGCTTCCCATGCAGCTGCTGCAGCAGCTGCGTCCAATGTGCAGCAAGGAAGGTTATCAGGTAGATATGGATATACTGATGAAGGAAATGGGGCGAATGTGCCTGacgctgctgctgctgatggTGCAGTTGTGGTGGGAAATCCTGTTGCTCCCCCTGTAAATGGTGATATTTATACGGACATAAGCACAGAAAACGCAGTGCTCCAAGGTTCCCg AAGGTTGAGTAAAGGTGTTGAGTACTTAGTTGAAGCTGCAGCAGCAGAAGCTGAGGCCATTAGTGCTGCACTGGCGGCTGCTAAAGCTCGACAAGTTAATGGGGAACTTGAGCTGCCAGATAGAGATCGTGGGGCAGAGGCTACCCCTAGTGGGAAGCAAGTATCTATCTTGACCAAGCCTGATTCagtgatgtcaaataattCTGCCCCGCCTGGAGTTAGGCTCCATCATCGTGCT GTGGTTGTAGCTGCTGAGACTGGTGGTGCTTTAGGTGGGATGGTCAGACAGCTTTCAATTGATCAGTTCGAAAATGAAGGCAGGCGTGTCAGTTATGGAACTCCGGAAAGCGCAACCGCAGCTAGGAAACTTTTAGATCGGCAAATGTCTATTAACAGTGTACCAAAGAAG GTGATTGCCCATCTTCTTAAACCTCGTGGTTGGAAGCCTCCAGTTCGCAGACAATTTTTCTTGGATTGCAACGAGATTGCAGATCTTTGTGATAGTGCGGAGAGAATATTTGCAAGTGAACCTAGTGTACTACAGCTGAAGGCTCCTATTAAGATATTTGGGGACTTGCATGGGCAATTTGGTGATCTTATGCGACTTTTTGATGAATATGGATCACCTTCTACTGCTGGTGATATAGC ATATATTGATTATCTCTTCTTGGGAGACTATGTTGATCGTGGTCAACACAGTTTGGAAACCATCACTCTTCTCTTAGCTCTCAAG GTTGAGCATCCCCATCAAATACATTTGATTCGTGGTAATCATGAAGCTGCGGATATTAATGCTCTTTTTGGCTTTCGAATTGAGTGCATTGAGCGTATG GGTGAGAGAGATGGAATTTGGGCATGGCATCGGATAAACAGATTGTTCAACTGGCTTCCTCTGGCTgcattaattgagaaaaaaattatttgtatgcATGGTGGTATTGGGAGATCGATAAACCATGTAGAACAGATTGAGAATATTCAGCGTCCGATTGCAATGGAAGCAGGATCTATTGTTCTTATGGACTTGTTGTG GTCTGATCCCACTGAGAATGACAGTGTAGAAGGACTGCGACCAAATGCAAGAGGTCCTGGTTTGGTAACCTTTGGG CCTGATCGTGTTATGGAATTCTGTAACAACAACGATCTTCAATTGATTGTTCGAGCACATGAGTGTGTGATGGATGGCTTTGAAAGATTTGCTCAGGGACATTTAATCACTCTTTTCTCAGCGACAAACTACTGCG GTACTGCCAACAATGCTGGTGCTATCCTAGTTTTGGGTAGAGATTTAGTGGTTGTACCCAAACTAATTCACCCATTGCCACCTGCAATTTCATCCCCAGAAACCTCCCCTGAACGGCATATAGAAGACACTTGGATGCAG GAGCTCAATGCTAACAGGCCACCTACTCCCACCAGAGGCCGTCCTCAAGTTCCTAACGACCGAGGTTCTCTTGCTTGGATTTAG